The Parasteatoda tepidariorum isolate YZ-2023 chromosome X2, CAS_Ptep_4.0, whole genome shotgun sequence genome includes a region encoding these proteins:
- the LOC107437466 gene encoding uncharacterized protein: MASLLRRPPPEHPIIAQFLRPSLMAIREAINYAAKQEEQTTIYTDSLSSLHALADPTHKNTIVQDIKHAWRQSISLNWIKAHVGHAGNEEADQLAKEATRLDTIENTTWLTPIQIKSIINNHIMARWKLDWTNSTKGRQTYKFFKDPKTTRMKVNFYTNQFLTGHGVFGTHQARFFRQSSTCTYCNSQQDIHHLIFQCLKFQTRGGNNFHTKTEHQIYSTLNCRSIIKDIIKTTLEDTLNSL; the protein is encoded by the coding sequence ATGGCATCACTATTGCGAAGACCTCCTCCAGAGCATCCGATTATTGCTCAGTTTTTGAGGCCGAGCTTGATGGCGATTAGAGAAGCAATAAATTATGCAGCAAAACAGGAAGAACAAACTACAATTTATACAGATTCACTCTCCTCATTGCATGCACTGGCTGACCCCACACATAAAAATACGATTGTCCAAGACATAAAACATGCTTGGAGACAGAGTATCTCACTGAATTGGATTAAAGCACACGTTGGGCATGCCGGCAATGAGGAGGCGGACCAACTAGCCAAAGAAGCCACCAGACTTGACACCATAGAAAATACTACCTGGCTGACCCCCATTCAGATCAAATCTATAATCAACAACCATATTATGGCTCGATGGAAATTGGACTGGACCAACAGTACAAAAGGACGGCAGACTTACAAATTCTTTAAGGATCCAAAAACTACAAGAATGAAGGTAAACTTTTATACTAATCAGTTCTTAACCGGCCACGGCGTGTTTGGCACACACCAAGCAAGATTTTTTAGGCAATCTTCAACATGTACTTATTGCAACTCACAACAAGACATTCATCACCTAATTTTTCAATGTCTTAAATTTCAAACACGAGGAGGCAACAATTTTCATACCAAAACAGAACACCAGATTTACTCTACCCTGAACTGCAGATCAATCATCAAAGACATTATCAAAACAACTTTGGAAGATACATTAAACTCactgtaa
- the LOC107439794 gene encoding uncharacterized protein, whose translation MLMAHLRENVWILKSRKTKRNVIRKCIKWWERLVRMVKEILRKVLGRTSLNYEELNTILCDCEQVINSRPITYVTEDNKDPSPLTPMMILQDLPSYGVPDIDNIDKRAKYWQRIRDDLRRRFRIEYLGQLRYQASKDKKIDQLTVGDVVLFEDINKRRIHWPLAKILELLPGKDKVVRLAKVKTENRTLKRLFSLEISEPNTNPFLFPASSFTDSPSTSSELMRPAASVSRAVPYVTRYGRAVKPIDK comes from the coding sequence ATGTTAATGGCTCACCTTAGAGAAAATGTTTGGATATTGAAGTCTAGGAAGACCAAAAGAAATGTCATCAGAAAATGCATCAAATGGTGGGAGCGACTAGTACGTATGGTCAAAGAAATCTTAAGAAAAGTACTAGGTCGCACCTCTTTGAATTATGAAGAACTGAACACAATTCTTTGTGATTGTGAGCAAGTCATCAATTCCCGTCCAATAACCTATGTAACCGAAGATAACAAAGATCCATCCCCCTTGACACCCATGATGATCTTGCAAGATTTGCCTTCCTATGGAGTTCCTGATATCGACAACATTGATAAGAGAGCCAAATATTGGCAGAGAATTAGAGATGATCTTCGAAGAAGATTTCGAATTGAGTACTTAGGTCAACTACGATATCAAGCCTCAAAGGACAAGAAGATTGATCAACTTACAGTTGGCGACGTAGTTTTGTTTGAAGACATCAACAAGCGTCGAATCCATTGGCCATTAGCTAAGATCCTTGAACTGTTGCCTGGAAAAGACAAAGTTGTGAGACTTGccaaagttaaaactgaaaatagaaCATTAAAGCGCTTGTTTTCTCTTGAGATAAGTGAGCCAAACACTAATCCATTTCTCTTTCCAGCTTCTTCCTTTACAGATTCTCCTAGCACTTCCTCTGAATTGATGCGACCTGCCGCCAGTGTATCCAGAGCCGTACCCTATGTAACCAGATACGGCAGAGCCGTCAAACCCATTGATAAATAA
- the LOC122272683 gene encoding uncharacterized protein, protein MGISSEENKTKSMLEEKTQKHFLETVKRDNTGSSDQIEETEKFISEAKEILSSAHFNLRCWLSNMSVPMIDSTESKPQSVPVLGLIWDTQKDTLNCKITEPVQMKESYTKRQILSATHKIYDPIGFTAPLTLIPKLILQQTRIQKIKWDQQLPPNLSKHFSTWIKQLDLLPKIEIPRWLNIDYQNEYITILHIFSDASKQAFATCAFLRTENKEGVQVQLVNTGSRVAPIKEMTIPRLELLSCLIGARLARTILTDLSIVEHTSTALGWMRRDQAWGTFVHNRVQEIRTSTKISDWKHVPGKYNPADLPSRGCSFEQLMESRW, encoded by the exons ATGGGCATTTCTAGtgaggaaaacaaaactaaaagtaTGTTAGAAGAAAAGACCCAAAAACATTTCTTAGAAACTGTAAAACGAGACAATACCGGAAG TTCAGATCAAATCGAAGAAACTGAAAAGTTTATTAGTGAAGCCAAAGAAATTTTGTCCTCAGCACATTTCAATTTGAGATGCTGGCTATCAAACATGTCTGTTCCGATGATCGATAGTACAGAAAGTAAGCCACAGTCTGTACCTGTGTTAGGGCTAATCTGGGATACACAAAAAGAcactttaaattgcaaaattaccGAACCAGTTCAAATGAAGGAATCCTACACTAAACGACAAATTTTATCAGCAACCCATAAAATATATGACCCAATTGGTTTCACAGCTCCTTTAACTTTAATTCCTAAACTTATCTTACAACAGACaaggattcaaaaaataaagtggGATCAACAACTTCCTCCAAATTTGAGTAAACATTTCAGCACTTGGATTAAGCAATTAGATTTACTACCGAAAATAGAAATTCCTCGTTGGCTCAATATAGATTACCAAAATGAATACATCACAatactacatattttttctgatgcAAGTAAACAAGCTTTTGCCACTTGTGCATTTTTGAGAACTGAAAATAAAGAAGGTGTTCAAGTACAACTAGTAAATACTGGAAGCCGAGTTGCACCGATTAAAGAAATGACAATACCACGACTAGAACTCCTATCATGTCTGATTGGAGCCAGACTTGCTAGAACCATCTTAACAGACTTGAGTATTGTAGAACACACATCCACAGCTCTAGGATGGATGAGAAGAGATCAAGCGTGGGGAACATTTGTTCACAATAGAGTCCAGGAGATAAGAACTTCAACGAAAATTTCTGATTGGAAGCACGTACCAGGAAAGTACAACCCAGCAGACCTGCCTTCCCGTGGATGTTCTTTTGAGCAGTTAATGGAATCAAGATGGTGA
- the LOC122272684 gene encoding uncharacterized protein, with protein sequence MELHKWHSNCAALFSDGEEIYNFTNCDGTQVLGVSWSPKKDSLYFKVTCSASQRKDSKVTKRCVLSTIAPLGLLGPVVSKAKIFLQQLWSIKLDWHEELPEKQIQKWKKFVEALKSVNNMEFDRCILTEGADMIEIHGFADASEVAYGAVVYSKLVKKVIIALDLPISNIYLWSDSMIVLSWIRKESFLLMTFVANRVSQIQDLTNIDSWRYVPSTENPADIISRGFDPDKLSQCRLWFEEPNFLCNNEYPNRDIPSRVIENEFSNEFKPSSDFNCFISDNSNFLDNFLEVSNNYSKLIRVLSFVYRFIDNCRSTYDTSSGSLSPDELKRAELKLVSLVQKREFSKEIRDLEITGEVSNQSKVRNLCPFIDKECLLRVGGRLSNSELCFDKKFPLLLPEKHKLTQLIIISNHIKNLHVGPQTLLFIIRQRFWPINGRSICRKVVRECLSCFKAKPITCDQPKSRVSQNFPLAISGVDFCGPFTIKYKNQRKGTFQKIYVAIFVCFVTKAIHLELVTELSSQAFIATLKRFFSRRGKSSILYSDNATNFVGSNNELQRLFSLVKNPNKSLCNYMSHENIKWKFLPPRSPNFGGLWEAGVRSFKYHLKTVVGDKKLTYEDFLTVTTQIESVLNSRPLTPLSSDANDLSVLTPGHFLIGRPFTSIVEPDATNVSHNRLSLWHKTTKFVQLIWKKWHKDYLSTLQQRSK encoded by the exons ATGGAACTCCATAAATGGCATAGCAACTGCGCAGCGTTATTTTCTGATGgtgaagaaatatataattttactaactGTGATGGAACTCAAGTGCTAGGAGTTTCCTGGAGTCCGAAGAAAGATagtctttattttaaagttacctGTAGTGCATCACAAAGAAAAGACTCGAAAGTCACGAAGCGCTGTGTCTTATCCACAATTGCCCCCCTTGGATTGCTTGGACCAGTAGTGTCAAAAGCAAAGATATTTTTGCAACAGCTATGGTCTATAAAACTGGACTGGCATGAAGAACTACCTGAGAAACAAATCCAAAAGTGGAAGAAGTTTGTCGAAGCTTTAAAGAGTGTTAACAACATGGAATTTGATAGATGTATACTTACAGAGGGAGCTGACATGATTGAAATTCATGGATTCGCCGACGCGTCAGAGGTTGCTTACGGTGCTGTTGTTTACT CCAAATTGGTGAAAAAAGTGATAATAGCTCTCGATTTGCCTATATCCAACATCTACTTATGGAGTGATAGCATGATTGTGCTTTCTTGGATACGTAAGGAGTCATTTCTACTTATGACTTTCGTTGCCAATCGTGTATCCCAGATTCAAGACTTAACTAACATTGACAGTTGGAGATATGTACCATCAACTGAGAACCCTGCAGACATTATCTCCAGAGGTTTCGATCCTGATAAACTTTCACAATGCAGATTGTGGTTTGAAGAACCAAATTTCTTGTGTAACAATGAATATCCAAATAGAGACATTCCATCCAGagttattgaaaatgaattttctaatgaatttaAACCATCTAGtgactttaattgttttattagtgataatagtaattttcttgataattttCTGGAAGTTAGTAATAACTATAGTAAACTCATTCGTGTATTAAGTTTTGTATATAGGTTCATCGATAATTGTCGGAGCACTTATGACACATCAAGTGGGTCTTTGTCTCCAGATGAACTTAAAAGAGCTGAACTGAAATTAGTAAGTTTAGTGCAGAAGCGGGAGTTCAGCAAGGAAATTAGAGATTTAGAAATTACAGGTGAAGTTTCAAACCAGAGTAAGGTAAGAAATTTATGTCCCTTCATTGATAAAGAATGCCTCTTAAGAGTAGGTGGACGTTTGTCCAATAGTGAATTGTGCTTTGACAAAAAATTCCCATTATTGTTAccagaaaaacataaattaacacAATTGATAATTATTAGTAATCATATTAAGAATTTACATGTTGGACCGCaaacattattgtttattataaggCAAAGATTTTGGCCAATCAATGGCAGATCTATTTGTAGAAAAGTAGTTCGTGAGTGTTTGTCGTGCTTTAAAGCTAAACCAATAACTTGTGATCAACCCAAAAGTCGTGTGAGTCAAAACTTTCCATTAGCCATTTCAGGTGTGGACTTTTGCGGtccatttacaattaaatacaaGAACCAACGGAAAggtacttttcaaaaaatttatgtcgcGATTTTTGTATGTTTCGTCACAAAAGCGATTCATTTGGAGCTTGTGACAGAGTTGAGCTCTCAAGCATTTATAGCTacattaaagagatttttttcgcGTAGAGGAAAAAGCAGTATTCTGTACTCAGATAATGCGACTAATTTCGTTGGGAGTAATAATGAGTTACAACGATTATTTAGCTTAGTTAAAAATCCTAATAAGAGTTTATGTAATTATATGAGTCATGAAAATATCAAATGGAAATTTTTGCCACCTAGGAGTCCGAATTTCGGAGGGCTCTGGGAAGCTGGAGTGAGATCCTTCAAATATCATCTGAAAACAGTAGTGGGTGATAAGAAATTaacttatgaagattttttGACTGTAACTACTCAAATTGAGTCCGTTTTAAACTCAAGACCGCTTACCCCGTTATCTTCAGATGCTAATGATTTGAGCGTTCTCACTCCAGGCCATTTCCTGATCGGGAGACCGTTCACATCAATTGTTGAACCGGATGCAACCAATGTATCTCATAATAGGTTGAGTTTATGGCACAAAACCACTAAATTCGTGCAATTAATATGGAAAAAGTGGCACAAAGATTATTTGTCAACTTTGCAACAAAGGTCGAAATAG